Proteins encoded together in one Planctomyces sp. SH-PL14 window:
- a CDS encoding HEAT repeat domain-containing protein, whose translation MPILPASCKRTSHGLRVSWPRRRLRRPLAGLFLSLSVGLAPATSVVWADDIPAAEEGAARPFRSSRAAIAPAGGRRPLSEVPLEEFLQAFDAEAQSSIRDLDQDISAEEALLALLSDSDSHVRGQAVEVSGRYELNSAAMEQIRALTLDDRNAIVQAKARLALADFGNVPATTSPIPARKSIGDAAPSPSRPRTSLRPAEPQFPSPPAANPATEEPEAVRISVNTDWWEPSESPAPSAPPALRRAGNRSGLESEGDVGTAAIGSATLGLPFAQLASTGDETTPFPGDPFFPAEYAPGESRSLMGDGLASLDGMGRVRPEVLDRPLFPSDDVFTDPSFEDPDAGFFTHPVDAPLGYTGRSSVAAEDYQLDSHFVPLADRWRSGSPAWDRYGKGHPPVDDYPYQEGHWWDPYNENVLKGDFPVIGQHTFLKLTGQALLINEYRQVPTATTPFESTVNPGQQEFFGDPNQYFTTNFFRLSVELFHGNSAFKPIDWAVRVTPIFNFNYLDVNELGVVNPDVRRGTTRQDNFLAIEEYFLEAKLADLSPDYDFLSARIGSQPFTSDFRGFIFSDINRGVRLFGTRFANRDQFNLVYFNQAEKDTNSQLNTFSDRNQDVFIANYYRQDFVFPGYTAQASIHHNIDGPSKRFDKNGFLVRPDAAGNAAPHKVEATYLGFTGEGHMGRVNVSNSFYWVVGKDSSNPIAGQQQDINAQLAAIELSYDRDWIRFRASFLWASGDDDPKDGNANGFDGILDNPNFAGGEFSFWQRQQIQLFNVGLTGRNSLFPDLVSNKFQGQSNFVNPGLLLFNLGMDFEITPKLRLVTNANYLEFDETSVLERFTFQDDLDKTIGVDLSAGIEYRPYHNDNVILQVGYACLLPGRGFEELYGTTDPIATANAANVDADTLHQAFAQLVLTY comes from the coding sequence ATGCCAATCCTCCCTGCGTCGTGCAAGCGGACCAGTCACGGTCTTCGCGTCAGCTGGCCTCGTCGCCGCCTGCGAAGACCGCTTGCCGGACTGTTCCTCTCGCTCTCGGTCGGCCTCGCGCCGGCCACCTCCGTCGTCTGGGCTGACGACATCCCCGCGGCGGAGGAGGGAGCGGCCCGCCCCTTCCGTTCGAGCCGCGCGGCGATCGCCCCGGCCGGCGGGCGGCGGCCGCTCTCCGAGGTCCCGCTCGAGGAGTTCCTGCAGGCCTTCGACGCGGAGGCCCAGAGCTCGATCCGCGACCTGGACCAGGACATCTCGGCCGAGGAGGCGCTGCTGGCCCTCCTGTCCGACTCCGACAGTCATGTCCGGGGTCAGGCGGTCGAAGTCTCCGGCCGATACGAACTCAACTCAGCCGCCATGGAGCAGATCCGGGCGCTGACGCTGGACGACCGCAACGCGATCGTCCAGGCCAAGGCCCGCCTGGCGCTCGCCGACTTCGGCAACGTCCCCGCCACGACCAGCCCGATTCCCGCCCGCAAGTCGATCGGCGACGCCGCCCCGTCTCCTTCGCGGCCGCGGACGTCTCTCCGCCCGGCCGAGCCGCAGTTCCCGTCCCCTCCCGCCGCCAATCCGGCGACCGAGGAGCCGGAGGCGGTCCGGATCTCCGTCAATACGGACTGGTGGGAACCCTCGGAATCGCCGGCCCCCTCGGCTCCTCCCGCACTGCGGCGGGCCGGGAACCGGTCCGGCCTGGAGAGCGAGGGAGATGTCGGCACCGCCGCCATCGGCAGCGCGACGCTCGGCCTCCCCTTCGCGCAGCTCGCGAGCACCGGTGACGAGACGACGCCCTTCCCGGGCGACCCCTTCTTCCCCGCCGAGTACGCGCCGGGCGAATCGCGGAGCCTGATGGGAGACGGCCTCGCCAGCCTCGACGGCATGGGCCGGGTCCGCCCGGAGGTCCTCGATCGTCCGCTGTTCCCCTCCGACGACGTCTTTACCGATCCCTCCTTCGAGGATCCGGACGCCGGCTTCTTCACGCATCCCGTCGACGCCCCGCTAGGCTACACCGGCCGCTCCAGCGTCGCCGCCGAGGACTACCAGCTCGACAGCCACTTCGTCCCGCTCGCCGACCGGTGGCGCTCCGGCTCCCCCGCCTGGGACCGGTACGGCAAGGGGCACCCCCCGGTCGACGACTACCCGTACCAGGAAGGGCACTGGTGGGACCCGTACAACGAGAACGTCCTCAAGGGGGACTTCCCGGTCATCGGCCAGCACACCTTCCTCAAGCTGACCGGCCAGGCGCTGCTCATCAACGAGTACCGCCAGGTCCCGACCGCCACGACGCCGTTCGAAAGTACGGTCAACCCGGGCCAGCAGGAGTTCTTCGGCGACCCGAACCAGTACTTCACGACGAACTTCTTCAGGCTGAGCGTCGAGCTGTTCCACGGCAACAGCGCGTTCAAGCCGATCGACTGGGCGGTCCGTGTCACCCCGATCTTCAACTTCAACTACCTCGACGTGAACGAGCTCGGCGTCGTCAATCCCGACGTCCGCCGCGGCACGACCCGCCAGGACAACTTCCTGGCCATCGAAGAATACTTCCTCGAAGCCAAGCTCGCGGACCTCAGCCCGGACTACGACTTCCTGTCGGCCCGCATCGGGTCGCAGCCGTTCACCAGCGACTTCCGCGGCTTCATCTTCTCGGACATCAACCGCGGCGTGCGGCTGTTCGGTACGCGGTTCGCCAACCGCGACCAGTTCAACCTCGTCTACTTCAATCAGGCGGAGAAGGACACCAACAGCCAGCTCAACACGTTCAGCGACCGCAACCAGGACGTGTTCATTGCCAACTACTACCGGCAGGACTTCGTCTTCCCCGGCTACACGGCGCAGGCCAGCATCCACCACAACATCGACGGGCCGAGCAAGCGGTTCGACAAGAACGGCTTCCTCGTCCGCCCGGACGCGGCGGGGAACGCGGCCCCGCACAAGGTCGAAGCGACCTACCTCGGCTTCACGGGCGAAGGGCACATGGGACGGGTCAACGTCTCGAACTCCTTCTACTGGGTCGTCGGCAAGGACAGTTCGAACCCGATCGCCGGCCAGCAGCAGGACATCAACGCCCAGCTCGCCGCCATCGAGCTCTCCTACGACCGGGACTGGATCCGGTTCCGGGCCTCGTTTCTGTGGGCCTCGGGGGACGACGATCCGAAGGACGGCAACGCGAACGGCTTCGACGGCATCCTCGACAACCCGAACTTCGCCGGGGGCGAGTTCAGCTTCTGGCAGCGGCAGCAGATCCAGCTGTTCAACGTCGGTCTGACGGGCCGCAACAGCCTGTTCCCGGACCTGGTGTCGAACAAGTTCCAGGGGCAGTCGAACTTCGTGAACCCCGGTCTGCTCCTGTTCAACCTGGGGATGGACTTCGAGATCACCCCCAAGCTGCGGCTGGTCACGAACGCCAACTACCTGGAGTTCGACGAGACGTCGGTGCTGGAGCGGTTCACGTTCCAGGACGACCTCGACAAGACGATTGGGGTCGACCTCAGCGCGGGGATCGAATACCGGCCGTACCACAACGACAACGTGATCCTCCAGGTCGGCTACGCCTGCCTCCTTCCCGGCCGCGGATTCGAGGAGCTGTACGGCACGACCGACCCGATCGCGACCGCCAACGCGGCCAACGTCGACGCCGACACGCTCCACCAGGCGTTCGCGCAACTCGTTCTGACATACTGA